One segment of Castanea sativa cultivar Marrone di Chiusa Pesio chromosome 3, ASM4071231v1 DNA contains the following:
- the LOC142627555 gene encoding protein PLANT CADMIUM RESISTANCE 7-like, producing MAAPQLPPRGKWTTRICGCFEDGPNNKGILSCWVTCVCLCLTFARNAEMVDYGRTPAYTLGRNYLVLLSFVPVLGATLYGCTYRTKLRHHFDLPEQPCGPSGDCCVHHLCCFCALCQEHRELKNRHMNPVGGWRAAYARIMNPTENRAAPIPESGMARN from the exons ATGGCTGCTCCACAGCTTCCACCCAGGGGAAAGTGGACCACCAGAATATGTGGTTGCTTTGAAGACGGCCCCAATAATAAAGGAATCCtcagtt gCTGGGTTACCTGCGTGTGTCTCTGCCTCACCTTTGCCCGCAATGCTGAGATGGTGGACTATGGACGAACAC CTGCTTATACCTTAGGCCGAAACTATTTGGTGCTTCTCAGTTTCGTGCCGGTTTTGGGCGCAACTTTATACGGATGCACGTACCGAACCAAGCTGAGACACCACTTTGACTTGCCAGAACAGCCGTGTGGGCCCAGCGGGGATTGCTGTGTCCATCACCTATGCTGTTTTTGCGCTCTTTGCCAAGAGCACCGCGAGCTCAAAAACCGTCATATGAATCCAGTAGGAG GTTGGAGAGCCGCCTATGCTAGGATAATGAACCCCACTGAAAACAGAGCAGCTCCAATTCCTGAATCGGGCATGGCTCGTAATTAG